A genome region from Pseudoroseomonas cervicalis includes the following:
- a CDS encoding helix-turn-helix transcriptional regulator, giving the protein MPSTAAFAEIAALVGDPARAGMLDALMDGRALTAAELARIAGITPQTASGHLARLCAAGLLAVQRQGRHRYHSLATPMVAQMLESIASVAAERPAPPQPRKPLPVGPRDRALRRARTCYDHLAGELAVGMAARMVARGELELSPDGGALTEAGTAFLEGLGVGLQAARAKRGRLFCRPCLDWSERRPHLAGALGAALCSACLDQGWMRRLPGTRALAVTPAGARMLDRAFGLATSPG; this is encoded by the coding sequence ATGCCGAGCACCGCCGCCTTCGCCGAAATCGCCGCCCTGGTGGGCGACCCCGCCCGCGCCGGCATGCTGGACGCGCTGATGGATGGCCGCGCCCTGACGGCGGCGGAGCTGGCGCGCATCGCCGGCATCACGCCGCAGACCGCCAGCGGCCATCTGGCGCGGCTCTGCGCCGCCGGGCTGCTGGCGGTGCAGCGCCAGGGGCGGCATCGCTACCACAGCCTGGCGACGCCGATGGTGGCGCAGATGCTGGAGAGCATCGCCTCGGTCGCCGCCGAGCGTCCGGCGCCGCCACAGCCGCGCAAGCCGCTGCCGGTGGGCCCGCGCGACCGCGCGCTGCGCCGCGCCCGCACCTGCTACGACCATCTGGCCGGGGAGCTGGCCGTCGGCATGGCCGCGCGCATGGTGGCGCGGGGCGAGCTGGAGCTTTCCCCCGATGGCGGCGCGCTGACCGAGGCCGGAACGGCCTTCCTGGAAGGGCTCGGCGTCGGGCTGCAGGCGGCCAGGGCGAAGCGCGGGCGGCTGTTCTGCCGCCCCTGCCTCGACTGGAGCGAGCGGCGCCCGCACCTGGCCGGGGCGCTGGGCGCCGCCCTGTGCAGCGCCTGCCTCGACCAGGGCTGGATGCGCCGGCTGCCCGGCACCCGCGCGCTCGCGGTGACGCCGGCGGGGGCGCGGATGCTGGACCGCGCCTTCGGCCTGGCCACCAGCCCGGGCTGA
- a CDS encoding hydrolase, with translation MPATATPTPGKLLLSPADHTLIMIDFQSQMAFATNSIDPVQLRNNAALVAKAAAGFGASTILTTVAEKSFSGPMFTEVTEPFPGQKLLDRTSMNTWEDAAVIEEVNRIGKSRIVLAGLWTSVCIVGPALSAIDQGFEVYVIADACGDVSDEAHERAMQRMIQAGARPITALQYLLELQRDWARGETYDMTTGIARQHGGGYGIGITYAKTMFNAHEG, from the coding sequence ATGCCCGCGACCGCCACGCCGACCCCCGGCAAGCTGCTGCTGAGCCCCGCCGACCACACGCTGATCATGATCGACTTCCAGTCGCAGATGGCCTTCGCGACCAACTCGATCGACCCGGTGCAGCTGCGCAACAACGCGGCGCTGGTGGCCAAGGCGGCGGCGGGCTTCGGCGCCTCCACCATCCTGACCACGGTCGCCGAGAAGAGCTTCTCCGGCCCGATGTTCACCGAGGTGACGGAGCCCTTCCCCGGCCAGAAGCTGCTCGACCGCACCTCGATGAACACCTGGGAGGATGCGGCGGTGATCGAGGAGGTCAACCGCATCGGCAAGAGCCGCATCGTGCTGGCCGGGCTGTGGACCTCGGTCTGCATCGTGGGCCCCGCCCTGTCGGCCATCGACCAGGGCTTCGAGGTCTATGTCATTGCGGACGCCTGCGGTGACGTCTCGGACGAGGCGCATGAGCGCGCCATGCAGCGCATGATCCAGGCCGGCGCCCGGCCGATCACCGCGCTGCAATACCTGCTGGAGCTGCAGCGCGACTGGGCGCGCGGCGAGACCTACGACATGACCACCGGCATCGCCAGGCAGCATGGCGGCGGCTACGGCATCGGCATCACCTACGCCAAGACCATGTTCAACGCCCACGAGGGCTGA
- a CDS encoding DUF1427 family protein, which translates to MQTYLLSLGAGILVGVVYSLLNVRSPAPPMVALLGLLGILLGEQLLPVAKRLLAGHPPSLSMLREECAQHLFGALPARAPAPRQDAARRGEGGAA; encoded by the coding sequence ATGCAGACCTATCTTCTCTCGCTTGGCGCCGGGATCCTGGTGGGCGTGGTCTACAGCCTGCTGAATGTCCGCTCGCCGGCGCCGCCGATGGTCGCGCTGCTCGGCCTCCTCGGCATCCTGCTGGGCGAGCAGCTGCTGCCGGTGGCCAAGCGGCTGCTGGCCGGCCACCCGCCCAGCCTGTCGATGCTGCGCGAGGAATGCGCGCAGCATCTGTTCGGCGCGCTGCCCGCCCGGGCGCCCGCGCCGCGGCAGGACGCCGCCCGGCGCGGCGAAGGGGGTGCGGCATGA
- a CDS encoding amidohydrolase: MSRALPRRDLAAGLAGLGLALSSRSTAMAADAAPDMILHNGRITTLDRATPAPQAVAITAGRFSAVGEAREILPTAGPATRIVDLGGRRLIPGLFDNHLHIIRGGLNYNMELRWDGVRSLADAMAMLKRQAAETPPPQWVRIVGGFTEHQFVEKRLPTLDEINAAAPDTPVFILHLYDRALLNAAALRAVGYDKDTPNPPGGEIQRGPDGTPTGLLLAKPNATILYATLARGPKLPFDYQLNSTRHFMRDLNRLGVTSAIDAGGGSQNYPEDYEVIRKLAEDGQLTLRLAYNLFTQKPQQEKEDFLRWTSENRYQQGDDYFRLNGAGEMLVYSAADFEDFRVERPDMPPQMEAELEGVVRVLVQNRWPWRLHATYDETISRALDVFEKVDAEMPIGDLHWIFDHAETVSDKSLERIARLGGGVAVQHRMAFQGEYFVERYGARAAEATPPVAKMLEMGVKVSAGTDATRVASYNPWVALYWLTTGRTLGGLRITPERNTLDRETALRMLTEKVTWFSNEEGRKGQIMVGQLADLAVLDRDYFNVPGDEIQDISAVLTVLGGKVVYGTGDYAPLDPGLPPAMPDWSPVRRFGGYQQRRAEAPRRGGFASLAACCATSCGVHGHDHARAWGAATPAGQDAGFWGALGCSCWAF; the protein is encoded by the coding sequence ATGAGCCGCGCCCTGCCCCGCCGCGACCTCGCCGCGGGCCTGGCCGGCCTCGGCCTCGCCCTTTCCAGCCGGAGTACCGCCATGGCCGCCGATGCCGCCCCCGACATGATCCTGCACAATGGCCGGATCACCACGCTGGACCGCGCCACCCCGGCGCCGCAGGCCGTGGCCATCACCGCCGGGCGCTTCAGCGCGGTGGGCGAGGCGCGCGAGATCCTGCCGACCGCCGGCCCCGCCACGCGCATCGTCGATCTCGGCGGGCGGCGGCTGATCCCCGGCCTGTTCGACAACCACCTGCACATCATCCGCGGCGGGCTGAACTACAATATGGAGCTGCGCTGGGATGGGGTGCGCAGCCTGGCCGATGCCATGGCCATGCTGAAGCGCCAGGCGGCGGAGACGCCGCCGCCGCAATGGGTGCGCATCGTGGGCGGCTTCACCGAGCACCAATTCGTCGAGAAGCGCCTGCCGACGCTGGACGAGATCAACGCCGCCGCCCCCGACACGCCGGTCTTCATCCTGCATCTCTACGATCGCGCGCTGCTGAATGCCGCCGCGCTGCGCGCCGTGGGCTATGACAAGGACACGCCCAACCCGCCGGGCGGCGAGATCCAGCGCGGCCCCGACGGCACGCCGACCGGCCTGCTGCTGGCGAAACCCAACGCCACCATCCTCTACGCCACCCTGGCGCGCGGGCCGAAGCTGCCCTTCGACTACCAGCTGAACTCGACGCGGCATTTCATGCGCGACCTGAACCGGCTCGGCGTCACCAGCGCCATCGATGCCGGCGGCGGCTCGCAGAACTACCCCGAGGATTACGAGGTGATCCGCAAGCTGGCCGAGGATGGCCAGCTGACCCTGCGCCTGGCCTACAATCTGTTCACCCAGAAGCCGCAGCAGGAGAAGGAGGACTTTCTTCGGTGGACGTCTGAGAACAGATACCAGCAGGGCGACGATTATTTCCGCCTGAACGGCGCCGGCGAGATGCTGGTCTACTCCGCCGCGGATTTCGAGGATTTCCGCGTCGAGCGCCCGGACATGCCGCCGCAGATGGAGGCGGAGCTGGAAGGCGTGGTGCGGGTGCTGGTGCAGAATCGCTGGCCCTGGCGGCTGCACGCCACCTATGACGAGACCATCTCCCGCGCCCTCGACGTGTTCGAGAAGGTCGATGCCGAGATGCCGATCGGCGACCTGCACTGGATCTTCGACCATGCGGAGACGGTGAGCGACAAATCGCTGGAGCGCATCGCCCGCCTCGGCGGCGGCGTCGCCGTGCAGCACCGCATGGCCTTCCAGGGCGAGTATTTCGTCGAGCGCTACGGCGCCCGCGCCGCCGAGGCGACGCCGCCGGTCGCCAAGATGCTGGAGATGGGCGTCAAGGTCTCGGCGGGGACGGATGCGACGCGCGTCGCCTCCTACAACCCCTGGGTCGCGCTCTACTGGCTGACCACCGGCCGCACCCTGGGCGGGCTGCGCATCACGCCCGAGCGCAACACGCTGGACCGCGAGACGGCCTTGCGCATGCTGACCGAGAAGGTCACCTGGTTCTCCAACGAGGAAGGCCGCAAGGGCCAGATCATGGTCGGCCAGCTCGCCGATCTCGCCGTGCTGGACCGCGACTATTTCAACGTGCCCGGCGACGAGATCCAGGACATCAGCGCGGTGCTGACCGTGCTGGGCGGCAAGGTGGTCTATGGCACGGGCGACTATGCGCCGCTCGATCCCGGCCTGCCGCCGGCCATGCCGGACTGGTCGCCGGTGCGCCGCTTCGGCGGCTACCAGCAGCGCCGGGCGGAGGCGCCGCGCAGGGGCGGGTTCGCGTCGCTGGCCGCCTGCTGCGCCACCTCCTGCGGCGTGCATGGCCATGACCATGCGCGCGCCTGGGGCGCCGCCACCCCGGCCGGGCAGGATGCCGGCTTCTGGGGGGCGCTCGGCTGCTCCTGCTGGGCCTTCTGA
- a CDS encoding DoxX family protein: MARWNPALLWLGLLGLCAAYLQGGLNKLLDFNGAVAEATHFGLPLPVVTAALTIALELAASAMILSGRLRWLGALALCLFTLAATFIANRYWTLPPGQERFMMANAFYEHLGLAGAFLLVFAWDRGHER; this comes from the coding sequence ATGGCCCGCTGGAACCCCGCCCTGCTCTGGCTCGGCCTGCTCGGCCTCTGCGCCGCCTATCTGCAGGGCGGGCTGAACAAGCTGCTCGATTTCAACGGCGCGGTCGCCGAGGCCACGCATTTCGGCCTGCCTTTGCCGGTGGTGACGGCGGCGCTGACCATCGCGCTGGAGCTCGCTGCCAGCGCGATGATCCTGAGCGGCCGGCTGCGCTGGCTGGGCGCGCTGGCGCTCTGCCTCTTCACCCTGGCGGCGACCTTCATCGCCAATCGCTACTGGACACTGCCGCCGGGGCAGGAGCGCTTCATGATGGCCAATGCCTTCTACGAGCATCTGGGCCTGGCCGGCGCCTTCCTGCTGGTCTTCGCCTGGGACCGTGGCCATGAGCGGTAA
- a CDS encoding MFS transporter, with translation MSGKQAPAQQATGGSFAPLAQPVFALLWAATIIGNIGSFMRDVASAWLVTELAAGPAAVALIQAAATLPVFLLAIPAGVLSDILDRRRFLIGVQVMLGLVSLALLLLAQSGQISVAALAGLTFLGGVGAALAAPTWQAIVPELVPPRDLRNAVALNSLGINIARAIGPAAGGLLLASFGAVATYGADVASYVVVIGALLLWRRPASAEDPLSERFAGAFRAGLRYARASRELHRVLLRAALFFLLASAVWALLPLVARQLLGGDAGFYGLLLGAVGAGAILGALLLPRLRPHLSADGLLLLSALLSAAVMAVLALAPPRAVALGVLLLLGIAWIIALTTLNGTAQAILPNWVRGRALAVYLTVFNGAMTAGSLAWGAVAEGIGVPATLLVAALALALSSTLLHRLKLPRGEADLAPSNHWPEPLLAAPVEQDRGPVMILIEYDVPPELRRDFLAAVHRLSDARRRDGAYNWGVTEDSAEPRRMVEWFMVESWAEHLRQHRRVSQTDADLQAELRRFHAGEAPPRVQHLLACGPKG, from the coding sequence ATGAGCGGTAAGCAAGCCCCGGCGCAGCAGGCCACTGGCGGCAGCTTCGCGCCGCTGGCCCAGCCGGTCTTCGCCCTGCTCTGGGCGGCGACCATCATCGGCAATATCGGCAGCTTCATGCGCGACGTCGCCAGCGCCTGGCTGGTGACCGAGCTGGCCGCCGGCCCCGCCGCCGTGGCGCTGATCCAGGCGGCGGCCACCCTGCCGGTCTTCCTGCTGGCGATCCCGGCCGGGGTGCTGTCCGACATCCTCGACCGCCGGCGCTTCCTGATCGGCGTGCAGGTGATGCTGGGGCTGGTCAGCCTGGCGCTGCTGCTGCTGGCGCAATCGGGGCAGATCTCGGTCGCGGCGCTGGCCGGGCTGACCTTCCTGGGCGGCGTCGGCGCCGCGCTGGCCGCGCCCACCTGGCAGGCCATCGTGCCGGAGCTGGTGCCGCCGCGCGACCTGCGCAACGCCGTGGCGCTGAACTCGCTCGGCATCAACATCGCCCGCGCCATCGGCCCGGCCGCCGGCGGGCTGCTGCTGGCCAGCTTCGGCGCCGTCGCCACCTATGGCGCCGATGTCGCCAGCTATGTCGTGGTGATCGGCGCGCTGCTGCTCTGGCGCCGCCCCGCCTCGGCCGAGGACCCGCTGTCGGAGCGGTTCGCCGGCGCCTTCCGCGCGGGTCTGCGCTATGCCCGCGCCAGCCGCGAGCTGCACCGCGTGCTGCTGCGCGCCGCGCTGTTCTTCCTGCTGGCCAGCGCCGTCTGGGCGCTGCTGCCGCTGGTGGCGCGCCAGCTGCTGGGCGGCGATGCCGGTTTCTACGGGCTGCTGCTGGGCGCGGTCGGCGCCGGCGCCATCCTGGGCGCGCTGCTGCTGCCGCGGCTGCGGCCGCATCTCTCGGCCGATGGGCTGCTGCTGCTCTCGGCGCTGCTGAGTGCCGCGGTGATGGCGGTGCTGGCGCTCGCCCCGCCGCGCGCCGTGGCGCTCGGCGTGCTGCTGCTGCTCGGCATCGCCTGGATCATCGCGCTGACCACGCTGAACGGCACGGCGCAGGCCATCCTGCCCAACTGGGTGCGCGGCCGGGCGCTGGCCGTCTACCTCACCGTGTTCAACGGCGCGATGACGGCGGGCAGCCTGGCCTGGGGTGCCGTCGCCGAGGGCATCGGCGTGCCGGCCACGCTGCTGGTGGCGGCGCTGGCGCTGGCGCTCTCCTCCACCCTGCTGCACCGGCTGAAGCTGCCGCGCGGCGAGGCCGATCTTGCCCCCTCCAACCACTGGCCGGAGCCGCTGCTGGCCGCGCCGGTGGAGCAGGATCGCGGCCCGGTCATGATCCTGATCGAATACGACGTGCCGCCGGAGCTACGGCGGGACTTCCTGGCCGCGGTGCACCGCCTCTCCGACGCAAGGCGGCGCGACGGCGCCTACAACTGGGGCGTCACCGAGGATTCGGCCGAGCCGCGCCGCATGGTCGAATGGTTCATGGTGGAATCCTGGGCCGAGCATCTGCGCCAGCATCGCCGCGTCTCGCAGACCGACGCCGATCTGCAGGCGGAGCTGCGGCGCTTCCATGCGGGCGAGGCGCCGCCGCGCGTGCAGCACCTGCTGGCCTGCGGGCCGAAGGGCTGA
- a CDS encoding helix-turn-helix domain-containing protein has product MPRPIDAEPTSSPGGLAPWQVARITRHIDGHLAEPLSVAGLAALLGLSAGYFSRAFRASTAMPPHAYILARRLARARAMMLATPRGLSQIALDCGFCDQPHLTRRFRRAHGMSPAAWRRSQEEGAALPLAA; this is encoded by the coding sequence ATGCCCCGGCCCATCGACGCCGAACCCACCTCCAGCCCCGGCGGGCTGGCCCCCTGGCAGGTCGCCCGGATCACCCGCCATATCGACGGCCATCTGGCCGAGCCGCTCAGCGTCGCCGGCCTGGCCGCGCTGCTCGGCCTCAGCGCCGGCTATTTCTCGCGCGCCTTCCGCGCCAGCACGGCGATGCCGCCGCACGCCTATATCCTGGCCCGCCGCCTGGCCCGCGCCCGCGCCATGATGCTGGCGACGCCGCGCGGCCTGTCGCAGATCGCCCTCGATTGCGGCTTCTGCGACCAGCCGCATCTGACCCGCCGCTTCCGCCGCGCCCATGGCATGAGCCCCGCCGCCTGGCGCCGCAGCCAGGAGGAGGGCGCGGCGCTGCCGCTGGCCGCCTGA
- a CDS encoding lytic transglycosylase domain-containing protein: protein MRLRLAAFLALLPLLAACGGPGPVAWDGRRGYDGLGDYGYDPAANRAEAGAYRALASPVYSVPGPPDDPWGPYIREAAARFAVPEPWVREVMRQESGFRLYGSDGLPITSPAGAMGLMQVMPATYDRLRPSLGLGPDPYEPRDNILAGTAYLRAMYDRFGAPLFLAAYNAGPDRVANYLSGAQILPDETENYVARIAPRIGYAAAAPAGYAMAARPASPLDRAYEGGGPVVGAWAAPACPAGYVC from the coding sequence ATGCGCCTGCGCCTGGCCGCGTTTCTGGCCCTGCTGCCGCTGCTCGCCGCCTGTGGCGGTCCCGGGCCGGTCGCCTGGGATGGGCGGCGCGGCTATGACGGGCTTGGCGACTATGGCTATGACCCGGCCGCCAACCGGGCCGAGGCCGGCGCCTATCGGGCGCTCGCCAGCCCGGTCTACAGCGTGCCCGGCCCGCCCGACGACCCCTGGGGTCCCTATATCCGCGAGGCCGCCGCCCGTTTCGCCGTGCCCGAGCCCTGGGTGCGGGAGGTGATGCGGCAGGAGAGCGGCTTCCGCCTCTATGGTTCGGACGGGCTGCCGATCACCTCGCCGGCCGGGGCGATGGGGCTGATGCAGGTGATGCCGGCGACCTATGACCGGCTGCGCCCCTCGCTCGGCCTCGGCCCCGATCCCTATGAGCCGCGCGACAACATCCTGGCCGGCACCGCCTATCTGCGCGCCATGTATGACCGCTTCGGCGCGCCGCTGTTCCTGGCGGCCTACAATGCCGGGCCGGACCGGGTGGCGAACTACCTCTCCGGCGCGCAGATCCTGCCGGACGAGACGGAGAATTATGTCGCCCGCATCGCGCCGCGCATCGGCTACGCCGCCGCCGCGCCGGCGGGCTATGCCATGGCCGCCCGGCCCGCCAGCCCGCTGGACCGCGCCTATGAGGGCGGCGGGCCGGTGGTCGGCGCCTGGGCGGCGCCCGCCTGCCCGGCGGGCTATGTCTGCTAG
- a CDS encoding M20 family metallopeptidase, translating to MRNDPLSLTTLSEAVERKSPAFTAMSDRIWGHAELRFAEHKSVEEQIALLEAEGFRITRNVGGIPTAFMAEAGSGGPVIGFLGEFDALAGLSQEAGIAEPRAITPGATGHGCGHNLLGAGAMLAAVAARDELAANNLSGTVRYYGCPGEEGGSGKTFMAREGAFDDIDAAVSWHPGVVSSVNSQRSMANFQVYFRFKGRASHAAGSPWLGRSALDAVEIMNVGVNYLREHMPLDCRVHYAITNSGGNSPNVVQADAEVLYLIRGPKVRDAQALFERVKACAEGAAIMTGTTMSMEIDKACSDTIPNTALEMRMFENLSRLGAPAFDEADRAFAAELRKSLSEEDIADSLRSFGAPEALGAAPLHEGVLPFDGTSLPGNGSTDVGDVSQIVPVVQCWGATWAIGTPFHTWQAVAQGKSPHAHKGMVQAAKAMAATALDAFRDPELLARAKAELASRTGGRAYACPIPAEVLAPPLRAPRQA from the coding sequence ATGCGCAACGATCCGCTTTCCCTCACCACCCTGTCCGAGGCGGTGGAGCGCAAGAGCCCGGCCTTCACCGCCATGTCCGACCGCATCTGGGGCCATGCCGAGCTGCGCTTCGCCGAGCACAAATCGGTCGAGGAGCAGATCGCGCTGCTGGAGGCGGAGGGCTTCCGCATCACCCGCAATGTCGGCGGCATCCCGACCGCCTTCATGGCCGAGGCTGGCTCCGGCGGCCCGGTGATCGGCTTCCTGGGCGAGTTCGACGCGCTGGCGGGGCTCAGCCAGGAGGCCGGCATCGCCGAGCCGCGCGCCATCACCCCGGGCGCCACGGGGCATGGCTGCGGCCACAATCTGCTGGGCGCCGGCGCCATGCTGGCCGCGGTTGCCGCGCGCGACGAGCTGGCCGCCAACAACCTCTCCGGCACGGTGCGCTATTATGGCTGCCCCGGCGAGGAAGGCGGCTCCGGCAAGACCTTCATGGCGCGCGAAGGCGCCTTCGACGACATCGATGCGGCGGTGTCCTGGCATCCGGGCGTGGTCAGCAGCGTGAACTCGCAGCGCAGCATGGCCAATTTCCAGGTCTATTTCCGGTTCAAGGGCCGCGCCTCGCACGCCGCCGGCTCGCCCTGGCTGGGCCGCTCGGCGCTGGACGCCGTCGAGATCATGAATGTCGGCGTCAACTACCTGCGCGAGCACATGCCGCTGGATTGCCGCGTGCACTACGCCATCACCAATTCCGGCGGCAATTCGCCCAATGTGGTGCAGGCCGATGCCGAGGTGCTCTACCTGATCCGCGGCCCCAAGGTGCGCGACGCCCAGGCGCTGTTCGAGCGTGTGAAGGCCTGCGCCGAGGGCGCCGCCATCATGACCGGCACGACCATGTCGATGGAGATCGACAAGGCCTGCTCCGACACCATCCCGAACACGGCGCTGGAGATGCGCATGTTCGAGAATCTTTCCCGGCTTGGCGCCCCCGCCTTCGACGAGGCCGACCGCGCTTTCGCGGCCGAACTCCGGAAAAGCCTGTCGGAGGAGGACATCGCCGACAGCCTGCGCAGCTTCGGCGCGCCGGAGGCACTGGGAGCCGCGCCGCTGCATGAGGGCGTGCTGCCCTTCGACGGCACCTCGCTGCCCGGCAATGGCTCGACCGATGTCGGCGATGTCAGCCAGATCGTGCCGGTGGTGCAGTGCTGGGGCGCCACCTGGGCGATCGGCACGCCCTTCCACACCTGGCAGGCGGTCGCCCAGGGCAAGAGCCCGCACGCCCACAAGGGCATGGTGCAGGCGGCCAAGGCGATGGCGGCCACCGCCCTCGACGCCTTCCGCGACCCGGAGCTGCTGGCCCGTGCCAAGGCCGAGCTGGCGAGCCGCACCGGCGGCCGCGCCTATGCCTGCCCGATCCCGGCCGAGGTGCTGGCGCCGCCGCTGCGCGCCCCCCGCCAGGCCTGA
- a CDS encoding ABC transporter substrate-binding protein, translating to MSRTLPPRGPAARVAPPVAAALAMLALAAPAAAQNLTFGVGSQVTSMDPHYHNLTPNSAVAGMIFGTLVQTDGRARLQPGLAESWRAVDDTTWEFRLREGVRFHDGRPMTAEDVAFTLARVPNVPNSPSSFAQFVRAVKQVEILDARTLRLHTDGPYPLLPNDLSSVMMLQHETHRDVTTEAFNSGAAAIGTGPFRLVSYRHGDRIELERNDAYWGPNPHWQRVTYRMVTSDAARSSALLAGDVDIIDQVPTSDLRRLRADSRLRVQETVGLRLIYLALDHASEGDSPFVTGPDGQKLGRNPLRDARVRRALSLAMDREAIAARLMEDASVPTGQIMAEGTFGYVPDLPAPRADAEAAKRLLAEAGYPNGFRMTLHGPSDRYMNDARIIQAVGQMWTRIGVRTQVEAQPFTTFIARAGRGETSAHLMGLAATSGEASTMLRALVATQSREAGTGASNRGRYSNPALDAELATAMRTLDDGQREAMLQQVTRRAIEDQALIPVHIQKNAWAMRRDLTIDARADEYTRAQDVRPAE from the coding sequence ATGTCCCGCACCCTCCCGCCGCGCGGCCCCGCCGCGCGCGTCGCCCCGCCTGTTGCCGCCGCGCTGGCGATGCTGGCCCTCGCCGCCCCGGCCGCGGCGCAGAACCTTACCTTCGGCGTCGGCTCGCAGGTCACCTCGATGGACCCGCACTACCACAACCTGACGCCGAACAGCGCCGTCGCCGGCATGATCTTCGGCACGCTGGTGCAGACCGATGGCCGCGCCCGGCTGCAGCCCGGCCTGGCGGAATCCTGGCGCGCGGTGGACGACACCACCTGGGAATTCCGCCTGCGCGAGGGCGTGCGCTTCCATGACGGCCGGCCGATGACGGCCGAGGATGTGGCCTTCACCCTGGCCCGCGTGCCGAATGTGCCGAACTCGCCCTCCTCCTTCGCGCAATTCGTGCGTGCGGTGAAGCAGGTGGAGATCCTCGACGCCCGCACCCTGCGGCTGCACACCGACGGCCCCTACCCGCTGCTGCCGAACGACCTGTCCAGCGTGATGATGCTGCAGCACGAGACGCATCGCGACGTGACGACGGAGGCCTTCAACAGCGGCGCCGCCGCCATCGGCACCGGGCCGTTCCGCCTCGTCTCCTACCGCCATGGCGACCGCATCGAGCTGGAGCGCAACGACGCCTATTGGGGCCCGAATCCGCATTGGCAGCGCGTCACCTACCGCATGGTCACCAGCGACGCGGCGCGCAGCTCGGCGCTGCTGGCGGGCGATGTCGACATCATCGACCAGGTGCCCACCAGCGATCTGCGGCGCCTGCGCGCCGACAGCCGGCTGCGGGTGCAGGAGACGGTCGGGCTGCGGCTGATCTACCTGGCGCTGGACCATGCCAGCGAGGGCGATTCGCCCTTCGTCACCGGCCCGGACGGCCAGAAGCTCGGCCGCAATCCGCTGCGCGACGCCCGCGTCCGCCGCGCTTTGTCGCTGGCCATGGACCGCGAGGCGATCGCGGCGCGGCTGATGGAGGATGCCTCGGTGCCGACCGGGCAGATCATGGCCGAGGGCACCTTCGGTTATGTGCCCGACCTGCCGGCGCCGCGCGCCGATGCCGAGGCGGCGAAGCGCCTGCTGGCCGAGGCCGGCTATCCGAACGGCTTCCGCATGACGCTGCACGGGCCGAGCGACCGCTACATGAACGATGCCCGCATCATCCAGGCGGTCGGCCAGATGTGGACCCGCATCGGCGTGCGCACCCAGGTGGAGGCGCAGCCCTTCACCACCTTCATCGCCCGCGCCGGGCGCGGCGAGACCAGCGCGCATCTGATGGGGCTGGCGGCGACCAGCGGCGAGGCCTCCACCATGCTGCGCGCGCTGGTGGCGACGCAGAGCCGCGAGGCCGGCACCGGCGCCTCGAACCGCGGCCGCTATTCCAACCCGGCGCTGGATGCCGAGCTGGCCACGGCGATGCGCACCCTGGATGACGGCCAGCGCGAGGCGATGCTGCAGCAGGTGACGCGGCGCGCCATCGAGGACCAGGCGCTGATCCCGGTGCATATCCAGAAGAATGCCTGGGCGATGCGCCGCGACCTGACCATCGACGCCCGCGCCGATGAGTACACCCGCGCCCAGGATGTCCGCCCGGCCGAGTGA
- a CDS encoding DUF3297 family protein has translation MSDTPPDRLSSNPKSPFYDAALLERGIGVRFKGVEKNNVDEYCVSEGWVRLTVGSTLDRKGNPMTIKLQGTVEPYFRDQAGSAEG, from the coding sequence ATGAGCGACACCCCGCCCGACCGCCTCTCCTCCAACCCCAAGAGCCCGTTCTACGACGCCGCCCTGCTGGAGCGCGGCATCGGCGTGCGCTTCAAGGGCGTCGAGAAGAACAATGTCGACGAATACTGCGTCAGCGAGGGCTGGGTGCGGCTGACCGTCGGCAGCACGCTGGACCGCAAGGGCAACCCGATGACCATCAAGCTGCAGGGCACGGTCGAGCCCTATTTCCGCGACCAGGCCGGCAGCGCCGAGGGCTGA